Below is a window of Demequina muriae DNA.
GAGCCTTGGCCCAGGACTGCCGGCGCGACACCAGCCGCATGACCAGCTTGATCACCAGCCCAGCAGCCACCGCCACTCCCACGGAAGCCGCCGTGTGGATCGCGTACTCGAGCCAGTCGTCGAACATGAGTCTCCCAAGAGATGAGGCCGCTGGCATACGACTCTACCGAGCCGGCCGTCAGCCGCCTCTCTGTGCGTCGAGCGTGGGGGCTACTCGCGGCCGTCCTCGAGCGGGATCAGCATGGTGCGGAAGTCCTCGCCCGACGTCTGGAGCTCCCAGATCTTCTCCGCGACGTCGTCGAGGCCGTTCTCGAGCTGCAGCTTGGGGATCGAGCCGGGGATCACCAGCTGGGTGACGCGAATGCCCTCCTCGCCAAGCGCATCGTGCAGCATCTCGCCGTAGGCGCTCTCGGCGGGGAAGGCGACGGAGGTGCCCGCGAAGCCGTGACGGGCCTTCACGGAGGTGCCGCCGTTGATGAGGATGATGCTGCCTTCGCCGGCCTCGCGCATGGAGGGCAGGACGGCGCGCGCGGCGTGGATGAGACCGAGCGCCGAGAACTGCAGCGCCTCGAGCGCGAGCTCCGGCGTGAGGTCGAGCACGGGCTTGAGGTAGTCGCGCGACGGCAGGGGGCTGTACTGGAGGGCGGTGATGGGGCCGAGCTCCGCAGCGGCGTTCGCGAGCGCCGCTTCGAGCTGGGCGCCGTCCTTGACGTCCGCCGAGTAGCCCTTGGCGGTGATGCCGTGCTCCGCGAGCGCCTCGGCGAGGCTGTCGAGCTTGGCCTGGTCGCGCGAGATGAGGGCGACGGAGTAC
It encodes the following:
- a CDS encoding SDR family NAD(P)-dependent oxidoreductase, which encodes MPTIAIVGAGPNLGGAVARRFGREGYSVALISRDQAKLDSLAEALAEHGITAKGYSADVKDGAQLEAALANAAAELGPITALQYSPLPSRDYLKPVLDLTPELALEALQFSALGLIHAARAVLPSMREAGEGSIILINGGTSVKARHGFAGTSVAFPAESAYGEMLHDALGEEGIRVTQLVIPGSIPKLQLENGLDDVAEKIWELQTSGEDFRTMLIPLEDGRE